A window from Cryobacterium sp. SO1 encodes these proteins:
- a CDS encoding ABC transporter substrate-binding protein: MKKLPTIGFALAGVVAIGLTGCGLGSGTSTDSGSSSDEITGEITFSTLQLKPTFTDYIEGVIDDFETANPGTAVKWIDVPFDGAQEKISTDAQAGTLPDVINLNPNFAQPLEAQGAFVNLDDAMPGLSSKFVTGAWDAFQVPGEDGSFGFPWYLSSEVTMYNSSMFETAGLDPNSPPATYDELFADARTLAGAGADFTGMHPALENRFITDLGRMGVPLMNKAGTEWTFNTPDAEAYVAELADLYQSGVFPPDSLTQDHAKETEAYQAGQIALFPSGANFLTIIEENAPDIAKATNVGPQITSEGGPTNVSVMGLLVPKSSENKATALAFAEYITNAENQLAFSKIVTIFPSVTEALADPYFMDDSDGTVESKARRIAAEQLPDAENIVPVQFDDRIKAIVIGKVQLAMKGDLTPAEALDQAVEEANAVTAK; encoded by the coding sequence ATGAAGAAGTTGCCCACTATTGGATTTGCCCTCGCGGGCGTCGTGGCCATCGGGCTGACCGGTTGCGGTCTCGGCTCGGGCACCTCCACTGATTCGGGGTCGTCCAGCGATGAGATCACGGGCGAAATCACGTTCTCCACCCTTCAGCTCAAGCCCACCTTCACCGACTACATCGAGGGCGTCATCGACGACTTCGAAACCGCGAACCCGGGCACCGCCGTCAAATGGATCGACGTTCCCTTCGATGGCGCCCAGGAGAAGATCTCGACGGATGCGCAGGCCGGGACCCTGCCCGATGTCATCAATCTCAATCCCAACTTCGCTCAGCCGCTCGAAGCGCAGGGCGCCTTCGTCAACCTCGACGACGCCATGCCGGGTCTGAGTTCGAAATTCGTCACGGGCGCGTGGGACGCATTCCAGGTTCCCGGGGAGGACGGGTCCTTCGGGTTCCCGTGGTACCTCAGCTCCGAGGTCACCATGTACAACAGCTCCATGTTCGAAACGGCGGGGCTCGATCCCAATAGTCCTCCCGCCACCTACGACGAACTCTTCGCGGACGCTCGCACCCTGGCCGGTGCGGGTGCCGACTTCACGGGGATGCACCCGGCGTTGGAGAACCGTTTCATCACCGACCTGGGGCGCATGGGCGTTCCGCTCATGAACAAAGCCGGCACCGAGTGGACCTTCAATACCCCGGACGCCGAAGCCTACGTCGCAGAACTCGCCGATCTGTACCAGTCCGGCGTCTTCCCTCCTGACTCCTTGACCCAGGATCACGCCAAGGAGACCGAGGCCTACCAGGCCGGCCAGATCGCCCTGTTCCCGTCCGGCGCCAACTTCCTCACCATCATCGAAGAGAACGCTCCGGATATCGCCAAGGCCACGAATGTCGGGCCTCAGATCACAAGCGAGGGCGGTCCGACGAACGTGTCCGTGATGGGTTTGCTCGTTCCGAAGTCCAGCGAGAACAAGGCCACAGCTCTCGCGTTCGCGGAGTACATCACCAATGCCGAGAACCAGCTGGCGTTCTCGAAAATCGTCACGATCTTCCCATCTGTCACTGAAGCTCTCGCCGATCCGTACTTCATGGATGACTCCGACGGAACCGTGGAGTCCAAGGCCCGTCGTATTGCAGCCGAACAGCTTCCAGACGCAGAGAACATCGTGCCGGTGCAGTTCGACGACAGGATCAAGGCCATCGTCATCGGCAAAGTCCAGCTCGCCATGAAGGGCGATCTGACTCCCGCAGAGGCGTTGGACCAGGCCGTCGAAGAGGCAAACGCCGTCACAGCCAAGTAG
- a CDS encoding type II toxin-antitoxin system VapC family toxin, with the protein MIVYIDTSAVRKLILEEPESTALAQYLDELSARDGVTLVSAALLETELRRLADRTAVSQLAVTDVLRRITLVDIERGSFREAGLILPGSSLRSVDALHIAVAVRVATDEFITYDRRQAEAAQSAGLTLVQP; encoded by the coding sequence GTGATCGTCTACATCGATACCTCCGCCGTCCGGAAACTTATCTTGGAGGAACCCGAGTCGACCGCGCTCGCCCAGTACCTCGACGAGTTGTCGGCCAGGGACGGTGTAACCCTGGTTTCGGCTGCACTCCTGGAGACTGAGCTGCGTCGATTGGCGGATCGCACTGCGGTGTCGCAGCTCGCGGTCACCGACGTGCTGAGACGGATCACTCTTGTGGACATCGAACGCGGGTCGTTTCGTGAAGCGGGTCTCATCCTGCCCGGGTCGTCGCTTCGGAGCGTGGATGCACTCCATATCGCGGTTGCCGTGAGGGTGGCGACCGATGAATTCATCACGTATGACCGTCGTCAGGCTGAAGCTGCGCAATCGGCGGGCCTAACTCTCGTCCAGCCGTAA
- a CDS encoding type II toxin-antitoxin system Phd/YefM family antitoxin — MKTIPHRELRNNSAEVLRSVQSGESFEVTNNGEVVALLTPPTSAALRGIRFRPQLSRGGFSELTRHSSPQAVGGVLDDLREER, encoded by the coding sequence ATGAAAACCATCCCGCATCGTGAACTCAGAAACAACAGTGCGGAGGTTCTTCGCTCGGTTCAATCTGGAGAGTCTTTCGAGGTGACCAACAACGGCGAGGTTGTCGCACTGCTGACGCCGCCGACCTCCGCAGCCCTTCGGGGCATTCGGTTTCGCCCGCAATTGTCACGAGGAGGGTTCTCCGAATTGACGCGACACTCGTCCCCCCAGGCTGTCGGCGGCGTTCTGGACGACCTCCGCGAAGAGCGCTGA